In a genomic window of Sulfurimonas denitrificans DSM 1251:
- a CDS encoding MutS-related protein, which translates to MFSSDIDSILNNKDKLLTQTYFELQRYFEKKYGKDTVVFIEIGTFFEVYEVNNDEEQVGKAKEIAELLNIQLTKKNKNIVENSDRNPLLAGVPALSFDRYLSRLIAEQKYTVIVVKQRGTPPKISRYISQIVSPGTNFDYIVDNDDNYIVSILIDKHRDIYEVGYSAIDVTTGKTWLYESHGTSEDPSYALDEIFNLLNVYRTSEIVVTFLDGVEDQRHAMQYLEIAQHYHYSINNQRPRVEFQNRLFCEVYQIKSLLSAIEHLDLERSPMISESLATLIHFVIEHDIHIVQKLDLPKIIDNRRYMYLGNSALEQMGVISKDRNEFTLLKLLDKSATAIGRRLLKERLLNPIIQKEELERRYNLIDKVSLHVRYLDEVMRGIYDLERLSRRLYLGRLHPFEMNHIYDSMLSVKELVGYAKKHKIQKTPFSESEVDEFLRDISKSVDLDVSRRFTTNSVDENFLMNGVDEAIDTLVKENQTMLIAFEDIMAKIELLVGNSNSNSSNVALGLLEKEGYYISLSKNRFSMIEKEFYKDEDFKKFSVKKLTNNVKITSAFTDNLSDLIMKNRRKIVVLAKERFIQLQTLYEKRYALLFDRIISYVADLDVGVSSSKVAQMYKHSRPTIVEVEREENFIQIMQLRHPLIEIQERSGIYVVNDVVMGNRAYLDLPHPKTVMLDLSVHDGHEINGVLLYGINSSGKSSLMKSIGLATLMAQAGFYVSASAMRFSLFDSLFTRIVSRDNLAKGLSTFAVEMLELKNIFNRATLRSLILGDEISHGTETLSGVAIVSSAIIKLSKLRSIFLFATHLHQLSTMKEIRALKNVVDLHLSVEYDEVEDKLLFNRVLQSGSGSSIYGLEFAKSLHMDSDFLDIANSIRKRLAKDFDELELLVKKKSSKYNKELYVTKCVICGDMAEDVHHIKHKSLADEDGFIGHFHKNTKHNLIPLCKEHHKKIHEGKIRVDGFVMTSNGLELKFEEQLSKAEPKKETTPEINEPKKFILDDWE; encoded by the coding sequence ATGTTCTCATCAGATATAGACTCTATTTTAAACAATAAAGATAAATTACTAACGCAGACATACTTTGAGTTGCAAAGATATTTTGAAAAAAAATATGGAAAAGATACAGTCGTTTTTATAGAGATTGGAACTTTTTTTGAAGTTTATGAAGTAAATAATGATGAAGAGCAGGTTGGTAAAGCCAAAGAGATAGCAGAACTCCTAAATATCCAACTCACTAAAAAAAATAAGAACATAGTAGAAAACAGTGATAGAAATCCTCTCTTAGCAGGTGTTCCAGCACTATCGTTTGATAGATATTTAAGCCGTTTAATCGCAGAGCAGAAATATACAGTTATCGTTGTAAAGCAGAGGGGAACTCCCCCAAAAATAAGTCGCTATATCTCTCAAATAGTCTCTCCAGGAACTAATTTTGATTATATAGTTGATAATGATGATAACTACATAGTCTCGATTTTGATTGACAAACATAGAGATATTTATGAAGTCGGATATAGCGCCATAGACGTAACAACAGGCAAAACTTGGCTTTATGAGAGTCATGGAACAAGTGAAGACCCATCTTATGCGTTAGATGAAATTTTCAATCTTTTAAATGTTTATCGCACCTCTGAGATTGTTGTCACATTTTTAGATGGAGTTGAAGATCAGCGTCACGCTATGCAATATCTTGAAATCGCCCAGCACTACCACTACAGCATAAATAACCAAAGACCTCGTGTAGAGTTTCAAAACAGGCTCTTTTGCGAGGTTTATCAGATAAAATCTCTTCTCTCAGCTATTGAGCATCTCGACTTAGAGAGAAGCCCAATGATAAGCGAATCTTTGGCTACTCTTATCCATTTTGTAATTGAGCATGATATACATATAGTTCAAAAACTTGACTTACCAAAAATCATAGATAACAGACGCTACATGTACCTTGGAAATAGCGCCTTAGAGCAGATGGGCGTAATATCAAAAGATAGAAATGAGTTTACACTCTTAAAGCTCCTTGATAAGAGCGCTACGGCAATCGGGCGCAGACTTTTAAAAGAGAGACTCTTAAACCCTATCATACAAAAAGAGGAGCTTGAACGTCGCTATAACCTCATAGATAAAGTCTCTTTACATGTAAGATATTTAGATGAAGTTATGCGTGGGATTTATGACTTAGAGAGGTTATCAAGAAGGCTCTACCTTGGGAGGCTTCACCCTTTTGAGATGAACCATATATATGACTCAATGCTTAGCGTAAAAGAGTTGGTTGGGTATGCAAAGAAGCACAAGATACAAAAGACGCCATTTAGTGAGAGCGAAGTTGATGAATTTTTAAGAGATATTTCAAAGAGCGTAGATTTGGATGTTTCAAGACGTTTTACTACAAATAGTGTTGATGAAAACTTTCTTATGAATGGTGTAGATGAGGCGATTGATACTTTAGTCAAAGAGAACCAAACTATGCTTATTGCGTTTGAAGATATTATGGCAAAAATTGAGCTTCTTGTTGGTAACTCAAACTCAAATAGCTCAAATGTAGCACTCGGTCTTTTAGAGAAAGAGGGTTATTATATCTCTCTTAGCAAAAATAGATTTTCTATGATAGAAAAAGAGTTTTATAAAGATGAAGATTTTAAAAAATTTAGTGTTAAAAAACTAACAAACAATGTAAAAATAACCTCTGCCTTTACTGATAATCTCTCTGATTTGATTATGAAAAACCGCCGTAAAATTGTGGTTTTGGCAAAAGAGAGATTTATACAGTTGCAGACTCTTTACGAAAAACGTTACGCTCTTCTTTTTGACAGAATTATAAGTTATGTAGCTGACTTGGATGTTGGTGTGAGCTCATCAAAAGTTGCACAGATGTATAAACACTCAAGACCAACCATTGTTGAAGTTGAGCGTGAAGAGAACTTTATCCAAATCATGCAACTCCGCCATCCACTCATAGAGATACAAGAGAGAAGCGGTATATATGTTGTAAATGATGTAGTTATGGGAAATCGCGCATATCTTGACCTGCCTCATCCAAAAACAGTTATGCTTGATTTGAGTGTTCATGATGGACATGAGATAAATGGTGTACTGCTTTATGGGATAAACTCAAGCGGTAAATCTTCACTTATGAAAAGTATTGGTTTGGCAACACTGATGGCACAGGCTGGTTTTTATGTAAGTGCTTCAGCTATGAGATTTTCACTCTTTGACTCTCTTTTTACAAGAATAGTCTCAAGAGACAATCTGGCAAAAGGGTTATCCACATTTGCAGTTGAGATGCTTGAACTTAAAAACATCTTCAATCGTGCAACTCTGCGCTCTTTGATTTTAGGAGATGAGATAAGTCATGGAACTGAGACTCTCTCTGGAGTTGCCATAGTTTCAAGTGCAATCATAAAGCTCTCAAAACTGCGCTCAATCTTTCTTTTTGCAACACATCTTCATCAACTCTCAACTATGAAAGAGATAAGAGCTTTGAAAAATGTAGTGGATTTGCATCTTAGTGTTGAGTATGATGAAGTAGAGGACAAACTGCTCTTCAACAGAGTTCTTCAGAGTGGAAGCGGGAGTAGTATCTATGGTTTGGAGTTTGCAAAATCGCTTCACATGGATAGTGATTTTTTAGATATTGCAAACAGCATTAGAAAAAGATTGGCTAAAGATTTTGATGAACTGGAGCTGCTCGTTAAGAAAAAAAGCTCAAAGTACAATAAAGAGTTATATGTTACAAAATGCGTAATTTGTGGCGATATGGCAGAAGATGTGCATCACATAAAACATAAATCTTTAGCAGATGAAGATGGTTTTATCGGACATTTTCATAAAAACACAAAACATAATCTCATCCCTTTATGTAAAGAGCATCATAAAAAGATTCATGAGGGCAAGATAAGAGTAGATGGTTTTGTGATGACTAGCAACGGTTTGGAGCTGAAGTTTGAAGAACAATTAAGCAAAGCAGAGCCAAAAAAAGAGACAACGCCAGAGATAAATGAGCCAAAAAAATTTATACTAGATGATTGGGAATAG
- a CDS encoding RidA family protein, with protein sequence MKFVQTNRAPSAIGPYSQAVVANGMVFTSGQIALTAEGVMLEDDVVVQTKQVLKNLQAVLEEAGASMSSVIKTTIFLASMDDFATVNEIYAEAFGSHKPSRSTVAVKTLPKNALVEIDAVALVK encoded by the coding sequence ATGAAATTCGTACAAACAAACAGAGCGCCATCGGCAATAGGTCCATATTCACAAGCAGTTGTCGCAAATGGAATGGTTTTTACATCTGGACAGATTGCACTTACAGCTGAGGGCGTTATGCTTGAGGATGATGTAGTAGTACAGACAAAACAGGTTTTAAAAAACTTACAAGCTGTTTTAGAAGAAGCTGGAGCTTCAATGTCAAGTGTTATAAAAACTACAATATTTTTAGCTTCTATGGATGATTTTGCAACTGTAAACGAGATATACGCAGAGGCTTTTGGCTCTCATAAACCATCTCGCTCAACTGTAGCGGTTAAAACGTTGCCAAAAAATGCTCTTGTTGAGATAGACGCAGTAGCACTTGTAAAATGA
- a CDS encoding class I SAM-dependent DNA methyltransferase has translation MSEKMPNDNFKDKAKNWDKNSNTNTKTVGGAILEKIALNSDMELLDFGTGTGLLGFEIALHVKKVYGVDTSFSMLEELKAKNTPELSIEALHQDIIALPLDRNFDGLISSMTLHHIENLDSFFSTIYKNIEDGGFIAIADLELEDGSFHSDNSGVFHFGFDTTKLCNIVKSCGFKDIECVEVNRIKKPHKEYGVFLLTATK, from the coding sequence GTGTCAGAAAAAATGCCAAATGACAACTTCAAAGATAAAGCAAAAAATTGGGATAAAAATAGCAATACTAATACAAAAACAGTTGGCGGGGCTATTTTAGAAAAAATTGCTCTTAATAGTGATATGGAACTTCTGGATTTTGGTACTGGAACTGGACTTTTAGGCTTTGAGATAGCACTACATGTAAAGAAAGTTTACGGAGTAGATACATCATTTAGTATGTTAGAAGAGCTTAAGGCTAAAAACACCCCTGAACTAAGTATTGAGGCGCTCCACCAAGATATAATCGCATTGCCATTAGATAGAAATTTTGATGGACTTATAAGCTCTATGACGCTTCATCACATAGAAAATTTAGACTCTTTTTTCTCAACAATATATAAAAATATAGAAGATGGCGGGTTTATTGCTATTGCAGACCTTGAACTTGAAGATGGAAGCTTTCACTCAGATAACAGTGGAGTATTTCACTTTGGTTTTGACACAACTAAGCTCTGCAACATAGTAAAGAGCTGTGGGTTTAAAGATATAGAGTGTGTAGAAGTAAATAGAATTAAAAAACCGCATAAAGAGTATGGAGTTTTTTTACTTACTGCTACAAAATAA
- the pyrF gene encoding orotidine-5'-phosphate decarboxylase, with translation MQLCVALDLPTKEENLELIGKIKDYDVWLKVGLRSYIRDGEDFLKDIKKINPDFKIFLDLKLYDIPNTMADAAESIISLGVDMFNVHASAGKRAMREVMVRLERYEKRPIVLAVTALTSFNEDEFGKIYGDSISKKADQFAKDAYESGLDGVVCSAYESSSIKNITNRDFMTLTPGIRPFGEDSGDQQRVADVAFAKNAHVDFIVVGRPIYNSKNPAEVIRRILEQI, from the coding sequence ATGCAACTTTGTGTAGCCCTTGATTTGCCAACTAAAGAGGAAAATTTAGAACTTATTGGCAAGATAAAAGATTATGACGTTTGGTTAAAAGTGGGTTTGCGCTCTTACATAAGAGATGGCGAAGATTTTTTAAAAGATATCAAAAAAATAAACCCTGATTTTAAAATATTTTTAGATCTAAAACTATATGACATACCAAACACAATGGCTGATGCGGCAGAGTCTATCATCTCTCTTGGTGTTGATATGTTCAATGTTCATGCGAGTGCTGGAAAAAGAGCGATGAGAGAGGTTATGGTTAGACTTGAGCGATATGAAAAGCGCCCAATAGTTCTGGCAGTTACTGCTCTTACCTCATTCAATGAAGATGAGTTTGGCAAAATATATGGAGATAGCATCTCAAAAAAAGCTGATCAGTTTGCAAAAGATGCTTACGAGAGCGGGCTTGATGGAGTGGTATGTTCAGCTTATGAGAGCAGTTCTATAAAAAACATTACAAATAGAGATTTTATGACACTCACCCCTGGGATTCGTCCTTTTGGAGAAGATTCAGGTGATCAACAAAGAGTAGCTGATGTAGCATTTGCAAAAAATGCACATGTAGATTTTATAGTAGTAGGTCGCCCAATCTATAACTCTAAAAATCCAGCAGAAGTAATAAGAAGAATATTAGAGCAAATTTAA
- the dapE gene encoding succinyl-diaminopimelate desuccinylase, with protein sequence MKTIELFKFMISAKSQTPDDGGLLDFIQNYLDDFEAIRVDVEGVKNLFLYKKFSQGDHLCFAGHVDVVPAGDGWDSDPYIATERDGYIYGRGAQDMKSGVAAFVQAIKDTKHFNGTLSLLLTSDEEGEGTYGTIEVLNYLRDKSMLPDFAVVAEPTCEMVFGDAIKVGRRGSINGYITLRGKQGHAAYPEKSINPINLIAPKLANMAGVDLDNGDEFFSPSKFVITDIRAGMQVTNVTPNELKMMFNVRNTTLTSQKEIREFVEKNLEDLDYDLRLTQGSYPFKTDTKTKLVKNIDASIEQISGIKPKHSTAGGTSDARHMAPLGIDVIEFGVINDTIHAINERTTKDEVKKLYEVFKHLIDTWK encoded by the coding sequence ATGAAAACAATTGAACTTTTTAAATTTATGATAAGCGCAAAGAGCCAAACTCCAGATGATGGCGGACTTTTAGATTTTATACAAAACTATTTAGATGATTTTGAAGCGATTAGAGTTGATGTTGAGGGTGTTAAAAACCTCTTTTTATATAAAAAATTCTCACAAGGAGATCACCTCTGTTTCGCTGGACATGTAGATGTTGTTCCTGCTGGTGATGGATGGGATAGCGACCCATATATTGCAACAGAGAGAGATGGTTATATATATGGACGTGGTGCGCAAGATATGAAGAGTGGCGTCGCAGCATTTGTTCAAGCTATAAAAGATACTAAACATTTTAATGGAACTCTATCCTTACTACTAACTTCAGACGAAGAGGGAGAGGGAACATACGGCACAATCGAGGTTTTAAACTACCTTAGGGATAAAAGTATGCTCCCAGATTTTGCAGTTGTTGCAGAGCCTACATGTGAGATGGTTTTTGGTGATGCTATAAAAGTAGGGCGCAGAGGTTCAATCAATGGCTATATAACTCTAAGAGGGAAGCAAGGACACGCCGCATACCCCGAAAAATCTATAAACCCTATAAATCTAATCGCACCAAAACTTGCAAATATGGCTGGTGTAGATTTGGATAACGGTGATGAGTTTTTTTCTCCAAGCAAATTTGTTATAACAGATATTAGAGCTGGGATGCAGGTTACAAATGTAACTCCAAATGAACTTAAGATGATGTTTAATGTAAGAAATACTACTCTTACTTCTCAAAAAGAGATTAGAGAGTTTGTTGAGAAAAACTTAGAAGATTTAGATTATGATTTGCGCCTTACTCAAGGCTCTTATCCTTTTAAAACAGATACTAAAACAAAGCTTGTTAAAAATATTGATGCCTCCATTGAGCAAATCAGTGGCATAAAACCAAAACACTCAACCGCTGGGGGAACTTCAGACGCAAGACATATGGCTCCGCTTGGCATAGACGTTATAGAATTTGGCGTAATAAATGATACAATTCACGCTATAAATGAGCGAACCACAAAAGATGAGGTTAAGAAACTTTATGAAGTTTTTAAGCATCTTATAGATACGTGGAAATAA
- a CDS encoding DUF488 domain-containing protein: MTILLKRAYEAAEEHDGFRILVDRIWPRGVSKDFANIDFWAKDVTPTTSLRKWFSHDPLKWEEFKKNYIAELENAPDAVDEFLHLLREHENVTFVYGAKDTKHTHALILQEYIQNRLEES; this comes from the coding sequence ATGACTATTTTACTCAAAAGAGCTTATGAAGCTGCGGAAGAGCATGATGGATTTAGGATTTTGGTAGATAGAATTTGGCCAAGAGGAGTAAGTAAAGATTTTGCCAACATTGATTTTTGGGCAAAAGATGTTACACCAACTACCTCTCTTAGAAAATGGTTCTCCCATGACCCACTAAAATGGGAAGAGTTTAAAAAAAACTATATAGCAGAGCTGGAAAATGCTCCTGATGCGGTGGATGAGTTTTTGCATCTGCTAAGAGAACATGAAAATGTTACTTTTGTGTATGGCGCAAAAGATACAAAACATACTCATGCACTCATACTCCAAGAGTACATTCAAAACAGATTAGAAGAGTCATAG
- a CDS encoding thioredoxin family protein, giving the protein MKFLLSIVMLIATLSANFNWPSDYEAALSQAKAQKKDVYLFLGSEYCKYCEKFENEILSREDVLKKLKKKYVLIYLSRDIDDIPSHLETKPVPRHYFLNYKGEIIYTTIGYRSFEGFNELLNEVDEAKKD; this is encoded by the coding sequence ATGAAATTTTTATTATCAATAGTTATGCTAATAGCTACACTGAGTGCTAATTTTAACTGGCCAAGCGACTATGAAGCAGCCCTAAGCCAAGCAAAAGCGCAAAAGAAGGATGTTTATCTTTTTTTAGGTTCTGAGTATTGTAAATATTGCGAGAAATTTGAAAATGAGATTTTATCTCGCGAGGATGTCTTAAAAAAGCTAAAAAAGAAGTATGTTCTGATTTATCTCTCAAGAGACATAGACGACATTCCTTCTCACTTAGAGACAAAGCCTGTTCCCCGCCACTATTTTTTGAATTATAAAGGGGAGATAATCTATACAACAATAGGTTATAGAAGTTTTGAGGGTTTTAATGAGCTCTTAAATGAAGTAGATGAAGCAAAAAAAGATTAA